Proteins encoded in a region of the Orcinus orca chromosome X, mOrcOrc1.1, whole genome shotgun sequence genome:
- the ZFP92 gene encoding zinc finger protein 92 homolog isoform X1, with protein MAAMLLMARRKVPVSFEDVSVYFTKTEWKLLDLRQRMLYKRVMLENYRHLVSLGFSSSKPHLVSRLERGEGPWVADVHRMGTTTGMQAGDRMKSKPIISKQKTCSEELAGADLQGGNKGQVAGQSEETLEHRRKHAYCPQTAFSRGDPPREKGQGSSPGEEREIQRSSCRGRQGLVLRQQGSKGAEKQFLCQQCGKSFSRSSNLIKHRIIHSGEKPYECGECGKLFRRSFALLEHQRIHSGEKPYVCGECGKTFTRSSNLIKHQIIHSGEKPYECGECGKLFRRSFALLEHQRIHSGERPYTCSVCSKAFSRSSNLIEHQRTHSGEKPYTCSQCLKAFKGISQLIHHQRIHSGEKPFECKECGKAFRGRSGLSQHRRVHSGEKPYECSECGKTFSRRSNLFKHQVVHSEERPYKCQDCRRAFRSGSVLLEHRRTHGSLRPSACGHCGQASKGKPQLGRKPKTHCRRKLSEGSNSEKAPACLALWRATAEPRPEDEKLRPDSAHATAPSSF; from the exons ATGGCAGCCATGCTCCTGATGGCCAGACGCAAG GTGCCAGTATCTTTTGAGGACGTGTCTGTGTACTTCACCAAGACAGAATGGAAGCTTCTGGATCTCAGACAAAGGATGCTCTACAAGCGAGTGATGCTGGAGAACTACCGCCACTTGGTGTCACTGG GGTTTTCATCCTCCAAGCCTCACCTGGTCTCCCGGCTAGAGCGAGGAGAGGGGCCCTGGGTAGCAGACGTCCACAGGATGGGGACCACCACAGGGATGCAGGCAG GTGACAGGATGAAGAGCAAACCGATAATTTCAAAGCAGAAAACTTGTTCAGAAGAACTCGCAGGGGCTGACCTTCAGGGTGGCAACAAGGGCCAGGTAGCCGGGCAGTCAGAGGAAACACTTGAGCACAGACGGAAACATGCTTATTGTCCACAGACAGCTTTCAGCAGGGGTGACCCTCCCAGGGAGAAAGGCCAAGGCAGCTCCCCAGGTGAGGAAAGAGAGATACAGAGAAGTAGCTGCAGAGGTAGACAGGGTTTGGTTCTAAGGCAGCAGGGTTCCAAAGGTGCAGAGAAACAGTTCCTGTGTCAGCAGTGTGGGAAATCCTTCAGCCGGAGCTCCAACCTCATCAAGCACCGGATCATCCACAGTGGCGAGAAACCCTACGAGTGCGGCGAGTGCGGCAAACTCTTCCGGCGCAGCTTCGCGCTCCTGGAGCACCAGCGCATCCACAGTGGTGAGAAGCCCTATGTGTGCGGCGAGTGCGGGAAGACTTTCACACGCAGCTCCAACCTCATCAAGCACCAGATCATCCACAGTGGTGAGAAGCCCTACGAGTGTGGCGAGTGCGGGAAACTCTTCCGGCGCAGCTTCGCGCTCCTTGAGCACCAGCGCATCCACAGTGGCGAGCGGCCCTACACGTGCAGCGTGTGCAGCAAGGCCTTCAGCAGGAGCTCCAACCTCATCGAGCACCAGCGCACACACAGCGGCGAGAAGCCCTACACGTGCAGCCAGTGCCTGAAAGCCTTCAAGGGCATCTCCCAGCTCATTCACCACCAGCGCATCCACAGTGGGGAGAAGCCATTCGAGTGCAAGGAGTGTGGGAAGGCCTTCCGGGGGCGCTCGGGCCTCAGCCAGCACCGGCGGGTGCACAGCGGCGAGAAGCCCTATGAGTGCAGCGAGTGCGGGAAGACCTTCAGCCGGCGATCCAACCTCTTCAAGCACCAGGTGGTGCACAGTGAGGAGAGACCCTACAAGTGTCAAGACTGCAGGAGGGCGTTCCGCAGCGGCTCCGTCCTCCTGGAGCACCGGCGCACCCACGGCAGCCTGCGGCCCAGCGCCTGCGGCCACTGCGGCCAGGCTTCCAAAGGGAAACCGCAGCTCGGCCGGAAGCCAAAAACTCACTGCAGAAGGAAGCTCTCGGAGGGAAGCAACTCAGAAAAGGCACCGGCCTGCCTGGCCCTCTGGAGAGCCACTGCGGAGCCCCGCCCCGAAGACGAGAAACTCCGTCCAGACTCCGCCCACGCCACTGCCCCCAGCTCCTTCTGA
- the ZFP92 gene encoding zinc finger protein 92 homolog isoform X2, whose protein sequence is MGTTTGMQAGDRMKSKPIISKQKTCSEELAGADLQGGNKGQVAGQSEETLEHRRKHAYCPQTAFSRGDPPREKGQGSSPGEEREIQRSSCRGRQGLVLRQQGSKGAEKQFLCQQCGKSFSRSSNLIKHRIIHSGEKPYECGECGKLFRRSFALLEHQRIHSGEKPYVCGECGKTFTRSSNLIKHQIIHSGEKPYECGECGKLFRRSFALLEHQRIHSGERPYTCSVCSKAFSRSSNLIEHQRTHSGEKPYTCSQCLKAFKGISQLIHHQRIHSGEKPFECKECGKAFRGRSGLSQHRRVHSGEKPYECSECGKTFSRRSNLFKHQVVHSEERPYKCQDCRRAFRSGSVLLEHRRTHGSLRPSACGHCGQASKGKPQLGRKPKTHCRRKLSEGSNSEKAPACLALWRATAEPRPEDEKLRPDSAHATAPSSF, encoded by the exons ATGGGGACCACCACAGGGATGCAGGCAG GTGACAGGATGAAGAGCAAACCGATAATTTCAAAGCAGAAAACTTGTTCAGAAGAACTCGCAGGGGCTGACCTTCAGGGTGGCAACAAGGGCCAGGTAGCCGGGCAGTCAGAGGAAACACTTGAGCACAGACGGAAACATGCTTATTGTCCACAGACAGCTTTCAGCAGGGGTGACCCTCCCAGGGAGAAAGGCCAAGGCAGCTCCCCAGGTGAGGAAAGAGAGATACAGAGAAGTAGCTGCAGAGGTAGACAGGGTTTGGTTCTAAGGCAGCAGGGTTCCAAAGGTGCAGAGAAACAGTTCCTGTGTCAGCAGTGTGGGAAATCCTTCAGCCGGAGCTCCAACCTCATCAAGCACCGGATCATCCACAGTGGCGAGAAACCCTACGAGTGCGGCGAGTGCGGCAAACTCTTCCGGCGCAGCTTCGCGCTCCTGGAGCACCAGCGCATCCACAGTGGTGAGAAGCCCTATGTGTGCGGCGAGTGCGGGAAGACTTTCACACGCAGCTCCAACCTCATCAAGCACCAGATCATCCACAGTGGTGAGAAGCCCTACGAGTGTGGCGAGTGCGGGAAACTCTTCCGGCGCAGCTTCGCGCTCCTTGAGCACCAGCGCATCCACAGTGGCGAGCGGCCCTACACGTGCAGCGTGTGCAGCAAGGCCTTCAGCAGGAGCTCCAACCTCATCGAGCACCAGCGCACACACAGCGGCGAGAAGCCCTACACGTGCAGCCAGTGCCTGAAAGCCTTCAAGGGCATCTCCCAGCTCATTCACCACCAGCGCATCCACAGTGGGGAGAAGCCATTCGAGTGCAAGGAGTGTGGGAAGGCCTTCCGGGGGCGCTCGGGCCTCAGCCAGCACCGGCGGGTGCACAGCGGCGAGAAGCCCTATGAGTGCAGCGAGTGCGGGAAGACCTTCAGCCGGCGATCCAACCTCTTCAAGCACCAGGTGGTGCACAGTGAGGAGAGACCCTACAAGTGTCAAGACTGCAGGAGGGCGTTCCGCAGCGGCTCCGTCCTCCTGGAGCACCGGCGCACCCACGGCAGCCTGCGGCCCAGCGCCTGCGGCCACTGCGGCCAGGCTTCCAAAGGGAAACCGCAGCTCGGCCGGAAGCCAAAAACTCACTGCAGAAGGAAGCTCTCGGAGGGAAGCAACTCAGAAAAGGCACCGGCCTGCCTGGCCCTCTGGAGAGCCACTGCGGAGCCCCGCCCCGAAGACGAGAAACTCCGTCCAGACTCCGCCCACGCCACTGCCCCCAGCTCCTTCTGA